The Bacteroidota bacterium sequence GAGCCGGTATCTCCCATGAATATTTTGGCTGGGTGAAAATTATAATACAGGAAGGCCAGAAGGCTGCCGGCCAGTGCAAAGGCCAGGATGCTGAATACGGATTCTCCTGCCAGCAAGAAAATAATTCCGATCAGTGTGGTGTTTATGAAGGATACCCCACCGGCCAGTCCGTCGATGCCGTCAATCAGGTTAAAAGCATTCGTTACTCCCACAATGATCACGATGGTAAGCATATACTGAAACCAAACCGGTATTTCCTGGATACCAAGAAATCCATAAAAACCCTCAATACGTATGCCGCTGAATGCAATCAGAAAAGCCGTGATAAACTGGACCAGGAATTTTTTCGATGGAGATAGGTCTTTCAGGTCATCTAAAATGCCGAGTACAAACAAGATGATCAGGGAGGCTATGATGTAATAGAACTGTGTGTTCCCGGAAAAAATCATGAAAGTAACCGAAGTAAGGAAAAACCCAAGGAAGATACCTATCCCGCCAAGAGTAGGGATGGGGTTCTTATGTAGTTTTCGCTGATCGGGTTTATCGGTAAGCTCAAAACGGACTCCTGCCCGTATGATGGCAGGCATGAGCAGAAAAGTTATCAGAAATGAAATTACAGGGATAACTACTGGGATGAACCAGTCTCCGAAGGTTTCATTACCTGGGTTCAATAAAGGAATGTCAGACATTTCAGTTATAAAAAAAACTAATTTGACATCAAAGGATTTGAATTGATTTCAATAAGTTTGCTACGTAAAGATCTGGTGTTGCAAGGGATCGAATCAATAAAACTAAAACATTAATTAAGTTATAGTTGCACTTTATTGAAGCGTTCCTTAAATTAGTACAATAATACGAAATATTGTGCCTCGAATCAAATAATTTCATATTATTATATAATTATCTTTAATGTATGAACCAGGAAGAAAACATCGTATTTAGAAAATCCTCCCTGACTTTGGAGGTTGCCCGTGAAATGATCAAGCGGGCAGAGGAAAAGGCGGCGGAAACAGGTATTGCCATTACCA is a genomic window containing:
- a CDS encoding undecaprenyl/decaprenyl-phosphate alpha-N-acetylglucosaminyl 1-phosphate transferase, producing MPAIIRAGVRFELTDKPDQRKLHKNPIPTLGGIGIFLGFFLTSVTFMIFSGNTQFYYIIASLIILFVLGILDDLKDLSPSKKFLVQFITAFLIAFSGIRIEGFYGFLGIQEIPVWFQYMLTIVIIVGVTNAFNLIDGIDGLAGGVSFINTTLIGIIFLLAGESVFSILAFALAGSLLAFLYYNFHPAKIFMGDTGSLIIGFTLAVIGILIIQKATVITESLNLNGNIMIVMVGIFLIPVYDTLRVFIVRMKNKKSPFRPDKNHIHHLLIETGYNHTRSALVLYFSNLVIIGAGFMMKTLNPNFAIPVLFILAILMTEMLNIRRIILNQIRERFLHKKADEIFSENRFLSKNLDK